In Xanthomonas sacchari, a genomic segment contains:
- a CDS encoding DUF2127 domain-containing protein, with amino-acid sequence MAAEKAYNPDPHAHPGLHLIALLEASKGLLAVLAATGLELMGPAPLRAGVDRLIVRFSLDPDHGALPSLLTMISPGAVHLAAAGMLAYGVLHIIEAWGLWRAKAWASLLGCISAAIYLPFDVYAIVRHPGWASWAVLAINLAVVGILARDLVRRRRHPPAV; translated from the coding sequence ATGGCCGCCGAGAAGGCGTACAACCCGGATCCGCATGCGCATCCGGGCCTGCACCTGATCGCACTGCTGGAGGCCAGCAAGGGCCTGCTGGCGGTGCTGGCGGCCACGGGGCTGGAACTGATGGGGCCGGCCCCGCTGCGCGCGGGGGTGGACCGGCTGATCGTGCGCTTCAGCCTGGACCCGGACCACGGCGCCCTGCCCTCGCTGCTGACCATGATCAGCCCGGGGGCGGTGCACCTGGCCGCCGCCGGCATGCTCGCCTACGGCGTGCTGCACATCATCGAGGCGTGGGGCCTGTGGCGCGCCAAGGCCTGGGCCTCGCTGCTGGGCTGCATCTCCGCGGCCATCTACCTGCCGTTCGACGTCTACGCGATCGTGCGCCACCCCGGCTGGGCGTCGTGGGCGGTGCTGGCGATCAACCTCGCCGTGGTCGGCATCCTGGCCCGCGACCTGGTCCGGCGCCGGCGGCATCCTCCGGCGGTCTGA
- a CDS encoding mechanosensitive ion channel family protein: MALDLHWLPWRAYTLPIGAALILGFLAWWLLLRIAQRMRGRDYRRARIVRVVSVPVAFLLPMLMLSFALESTPLDDAALSDLQHLLHIGMIGCVTWLLVRGVAALETAILRSHPIEVADNLTARRVQTQTRVLARVAMGTIILVGTSIVLLTFPAVRQIGTTLLASAGIIGLVAGIAAKPVFGNLIAGLQIALTQPIRLDDVVIVEGEWGRIEEIGSSYVVVRIWDERRMVVPLTWFIENPFQNWTRNSADLLGTAFLWLDYRTPIAQVRAELERICKSEPLWDGRVCVTQVTDTSERTIQVRLLVSARNSGDAFDLRCIVRERMLDFLVREHPYALPLLRAELAPEPAQLSHPPVRASDSEAMRSPGAEDGAPAVNAATGEARAAR, encoded by the coding sequence TTGGCCCTCGATCTCCACTGGCTGCCGTGGCGTGCCTACACGCTGCCGATCGGCGCCGCGCTGATTCTCGGTTTCCTGGCCTGGTGGCTGTTGCTGCGCATCGCCCAGCGCATGCGCGGCCGCGACTACCGGCGCGCGCGCATCGTGCGCGTGGTCAGCGTGCCGGTCGCCTTCCTGCTGCCGATGCTGATGCTCAGCTTCGCGCTCGAATCCACGCCGCTGGACGATGCGGCGCTGAGCGACCTGCAGCACCTGCTGCACATCGGCATGATCGGTTGCGTGACCTGGTTGCTGGTGCGTGGCGTGGCGGCGCTGGAAACGGCGATCCTGCGCAGCCATCCGATCGAGGTGGCGGACAACCTGACCGCGCGCCGCGTGCAGACCCAGACCCGGGTGCTGGCGCGGGTGGCGATGGGCACGATCATCCTGGTCGGCACCTCGATCGTGCTGTTGACCTTTCCGGCGGTGCGGCAGATCGGCACCACCCTGCTGGCCTCGGCCGGCATCATCGGCCTGGTCGCCGGTATCGCCGCCAAGCCGGTGTTCGGCAATTTGATCGCCGGCCTGCAGATCGCGCTGACCCAGCCGATCCGGCTCGACGACGTGGTCATCGTCGAAGGCGAATGGGGCCGCATCGAGGAGATCGGCAGTTCCTACGTGGTGGTGCGGATCTGGGACGAGCGGCGGATGGTGGTGCCGCTGACCTGGTTCATCGAGAACCCGTTCCAGAACTGGACGCGCAACAGCGCCGACCTGCTCGGCACCGCGTTCCTGTGGCTGGACTACCGCACGCCGATCGCGCAGGTGCGCGCCGAGCTCGAGCGGATCTGCAAGAGCGAGCCGCTCTGGGACGGCCGGGTGTGCGTGACCCAGGTGACCGACACCAGCGAACGCACGATCCAGGTGCGCCTGCTGGTCAGCGCGCGCAACTCCGGCGATGCCTTCGACCTGCGCTGCATCGTGCGCGAACGCATGCTGGATTTCCTGGTGCGCGAGCATCCCTACGCCTTGCCGCTGCTGCGCGCGGAACTGGCGCCGGAGCCGGCGCAGCTGTCGCATCCGCCGGTGCGCGCCAGCGATTCGGAGGCGATGCGCTCGCCGGGTGCCGAGGATGGGGCGCCGGCGGTGAATGCCGCAACCGGCGAGGCACGCGCGGCGCGGTGA
- a CDS encoding malate dehydrogenase: protein MKAPVRVAVTGAAGQIGYALLFRIASGEMLGKDQPVILQLLELPMEKAQAALKGVMMELEDCAFPLLAGMVGTDDAEVAFKDADIALLVGARPRGPGMERKDLLLENAKIFTAQGAALNKVAKRDVKVLVVGNPANTNAYIAMKSAPDLNPKNFTAMLRLDHNRALSQLSLKLGKPVGGIEKLVVWGNHSPTMYPDYRFATADGASIAEAINDQEWNAGTFIPTVGKRGAAIIEARGLSSAASAANAAIDHVRDWVLGSNGKWVTMGVPSDGSYGIPEGVIFGFPVTTENGKYTIVKDLPIDDFSQKYVDKTLAELEEERSGVAHLLG from the coding sequence ATGAAAGCACCCGTTCGTGTTGCCGTGACCGGCGCCGCCGGCCAGATCGGTTATGCCCTGCTGTTCCGTATCGCCTCCGGCGAGATGCTGGGCAAGGACCAGCCGGTGATCCTGCAGTTGCTGGAACTGCCGATGGAGAAGGCCCAGGCCGCGCTGAAGGGCGTGATGATGGAGCTGGAAGACTGCGCGTTCCCGCTGCTGGCCGGCATGGTCGGCACCGACGACGCCGAAGTGGCGTTCAAGGACGCCGACATCGCCCTGCTGGTCGGCGCGCGTCCGCGCGGCCCGGGCATGGAGCGCAAGGACCTGCTGCTGGAGAACGCCAAGATCTTCACCGCGCAGGGCGCGGCGCTGAACAAGGTGGCCAAGCGCGACGTCAAGGTGCTGGTGGTCGGCAACCCGGCCAACACCAACGCCTACATCGCCATGAAGTCGGCGCCGGACCTGAACCCGAAGAACTTCACCGCGATGCTGCGCCTGGACCACAACCGCGCGCTGAGCCAGCTCTCGCTCAAGCTCGGCAAGCCGGTCGGCGGCATCGAGAAGCTGGTGGTGTGGGGCAACCACAGCCCGACCATGTACCCGGACTACCGCTTCGCCACCGCCGACGGCGCCTCCATCGCCGAGGCGATCAACGACCAGGAATGGAACGCCGGCACCTTCATCCCGACCGTGGGCAAGCGCGGCGCGGCGATCATCGAAGCGCGCGGCCTGTCCTCGGCCGCCTCGGCCGCCAACGCCGCCATCGACCACGTGCGCGACTGGGTGCTGGGCAGCAACGGCAAGTGGGTGACCATGGGCGTGCCGTCCGACGGTTCCTACGGCATCCCGGAAGGGGTGATCTTCGGCTTCCCGGTCACCACCGAGAACGGCAAGTACACCATCGTCAAGGACCTGCCGATCGACGACTTCAGCCAGAAGTACGTCGACAAGACCCTGGCCGAGCTGGAAGAAGAGCGCAGCGGCGTGGCCCACCTGCTGGGCTGA
- a CDS encoding class II 3-deoxy-7-phosphoheptulonate synthase → MNLSAAPVSASASSSWSPASWRERPALQMPVYPDPQALEATLAELRQLPPLVTSWEIFALKKQLAEAQEGKRFLLQGGDCAENFNDCESGTISNRLKVLLQMSLVLVHGLRLPVVRVGRYAGQYAKPRSADTETRDGVTLPSYRGDVVNGPEFTAQARVPDPRRMITAHSRSAMTMNFVRALIDGGFADLHHPEYWNLSWVGYSPLAEDYQKMVASIGDAVRFMETLSGAQLYNLNRVDFYTSHEALLLPYEEALTREVPRQWGWFNLSTHYPWIGMRTAALDGAHVEYFRGIRNPIAIKVGPSAQPDQLLRLIDVLNPEDEPGRLTFIHRMGAAQIAEKLPPLLDAVKRDGRRVLWVCDAMHGNTESTSNGYKTRRYQNVLGEVEQSFDIHAAAGTRLGGVHLELTGEDVTECTGGARELTERDLERAYRSSVDPRLNYEQSLEIAMAIVRKQNGRNVATPLA, encoded by the coding sequence ATGAATCTGTCCGCCGCCCCCGTGTCCGCATCCGCCTCGTCGTCCTGGTCGCCCGCGAGCTGGCGCGAGCGGCCGGCGTTGCAGATGCCGGTGTATCCGGACCCGCAGGCGCTGGAGGCCACGCTGGCGGAACTGCGGCAGTTGCCGCCGCTGGTGACCTCCTGGGAGATCTTCGCGCTGAAGAAGCAGCTGGCCGAGGCGCAGGAGGGCAAGCGGTTCCTGCTGCAGGGCGGCGATTGCGCGGAAAACTTCAACGATTGCGAATCCGGCACCATCTCCAACCGGCTCAAGGTCCTGCTGCAGATGAGCCTGGTGCTGGTGCACGGCCTGCGCCTGCCGGTGGTGCGCGTCGGCCGTTACGCCGGGCAGTACGCCAAGCCGCGCTCGGCCGACACCGAGACCCGCGACGGCGTGACCCTGCCCAGCTACCGCGGCGACGTGGTCAACGGGCCGGAGTTCACCGCGCAGGCGCGGGTGCCGGATCCGCGGCGCATGATCACTGCGCACTCGCGTTCGGCGATGACCATGAACTTCGTGCGTGCGCTGATCGACGGCGGCTTCGCCGACCTGCACCATCCCGAGTACTGGAACCTGAGCTGGGTCGGCTACTCGCCGCTGGCCGAGGACTACCAGAAGATGGTGGCCTCGATCGGCGATGCGGTGCGCTTCATGGAGACCCTGTCCGGCGCGCAGCTGTACAACCTCAACCGCGTCGATTTCTACACCTCGCACGAGGCCTTGCTGCTGCCCTACGAGGAAGCGCTGACCCGCGAGGTGCCGCGGCAGTGGGGCTGGTTCAACCTCAGCACGCACTATCCGTGGATCGGCATGCGCACCGCGGCGCTGGATGGCGCGCACGTGGAGTACTTCCGCGGCATCCGCAATCCGATCGCGATCAAGGTCGGGCCGTCGGCGCAGCCGGACCAGTTGCTGCGCCTGATCGACGTGCTCAATCCGGAAGACGAGCCGGGCCGGCTGACCTTCATCCACCGCATGGGCGCGGCGCAGATCGCCGAGAAGCTGCCGCCGCTGCTGGACGCGGTGAAGCGCGACGGCCGCCGCGTGCTGTGGGTGTGCGATGCGATGCACGGCAACACCGAGAGCACCAGCAACGGCTACAAGACCCGGCGCTACCAGAACGTGCTAGGCGAAGTGGAGCAGTCGTTCGACATCCATGCCGCGGCCGGGACCCGCCTGGGCGGCGTGCATCTGGAGCTGACCGGCGAGGACGTCACCGAGTGCACCGGCGGCGCGCGCGAGCTGACCGAGCGCGACCTGGAGCGCGCCTACCGCTCCAGCGTCGACCCGCGCCTGAACTACGAGCAGTCGTTGGAGATCGCGATGGCGATCGTGCGCAAGCAGAACGGGCGCAACGTCGCCACGCCGCTGGCGTAG
- a CDS encoding LysR family transcriptional regulator, whose product MMNLIHWRLYVAVVECGSISAGAARCGITQSGASQAIAQMEHVLGAALLLRERGRIRPTPFGARALEHARAMLAELGQLQALARAQRAPAAPSLRVAGFASSRPWLAPRLRAFERAHPDTGVVWLEGSDEEVEAWLAAGTVDLGVVLDPAPERDATVFGSDEWLAVLPPALARPQARDIALAELLALPFVLATGGCWLHAQRLAERAGLTIADLRLQVRDWSSAWTLVRDGVGASLLPASVLPAERDGVQVLPLQPRLQRRFALVAAAQPAPAALQLRGFLDAAISCATGAP is encoded by the coding sequence ATGATGAATCTGATCCACTGGCGGCTGTACGTCGCCGTCGTCGAGTGCGGCAGCATCAGCGCCGGCGCGGCGCGCTGCGGCATCACCCAGTCCGGCGCCAGCCAGGCCATCGCGCAGATGGAGCACGTGCTGGGCGCGGCGCTGCTGCTGCGCGAGCGCGGGCGGATCCGGCCGACCCCGTTCGGCGCGCGTGCGCTGGAACATGCGCGGGCGATGCTGGCCGAACTGGGGCAGCTGCAGGCGCTGGCCAGGGCGCAGCGTGCGCCCGCCGCGCCGTCGCTGCGGGTCGCCGGCTTCGCTTCGTCGCGGCCGTGGCTGGCGCCGCGCCTGCGCGCGTTCGAGCGGGCGCATCCGGACACGGGCGTGGTCTGGCTGGAAGGCAGCGACGAGGAGGTCGAGGCCTGGCTGGCGGCCGGGACGGTCGACCTGGGCGTGGTGCTGGATCCGGCGCCGGAGCGCGACGCCACGGTGTTCGGCAGCGACGAATGGCTGGCGGTGCTGCCGCCGGCGCTGGCGCGTCCGCAGGCGCGCGACATCGCCCTGGCGGAACTGCTGGCGCTGCCGTTCGTGCTGGCCACCGGCGGGTGCTGGCTGCATGCGCAGCGCCTGGCCGAACGCGCCGGGCTGACGATCGCCGACCTGCGCCTGCAGGTGCGCGACTGGTCCAGCGCCTGGACCCTGGTGCGCGACGGCGTTGGCGCCAGCCTGCTGCCGGCATCGGTGCTGCCGGCCGAGCGCGACGGGGTGCAGGTGCTGCCGTTGCAGCCGCGGCTGCAGCGCCGCTTCGCGCTGGTCGCCGCCGCGCAACCGGCGCCGGCCGCGTTGCAGCTGCGCGGGTTCCTGGACGCGGCCATCAGCTGCGCTACTGGCGCGCCCTGA
- the gstA gene encoding glutathione transferase GstA, whose amino-acid sequence MHLYAVPGACSLAPHIVLRELQLPFRLVRVDNRHKRTEAGEDFLAINPKGYVAALQLDDGQVLTEGPAILLYLADRDPQAALAPTADADALPRYRLYEWLAFINSELHAGSVPLFDAGLAPERRTAVAARLLQRYAHAETALRARPYLLGERFGVADAYLFTVLGWLPRFGLSLHAHPALAAYAARIAQRPSVAAALAAERALAPA is encoded by the coding sequence ATGCACCTCTATGCCGTCCCCGGCGCCTGTTCCCTGGCGCCGCACATCGTGCTGCGCGAACTGCAACTGCCGTTCCGGCTGGTGCGCGTGGACAATCGCCACAAGCGCACCGAAGCGGGCGAGGATTTCCTCGCGATCAATCCCAAGGGCTACGTGGCCGCGCTGCAACTGGACGACGGGCAAGTGCTGACCGAGGGGCCGGCGATCCTGCTGTATCTGGCCGACCGCGACCCGCAGGCGGCGCTGGCGCCGACCGCGGACGCAGACGCCTTGCCGCGCTATCGCCTGTACGAGTGGCTGGCCTTCATCAACAGCGAACTGCATGCCGGCAGCGTGCCGCTGTTCGATGCCGGGCTGGCGCCGGAGCGGCGTACCGCGGTCGCCGCGCGGCTGCTGCAGCGCTATGCCCATGCCGAGACCGCGCTGCGCGCGCGACCGTACCTGCTCGGCGAGCGCTTCGGCGTGGCCGATGCCTATCTGTTCACCGTGCTCGGCTGGCTGCCGCGGTTCGGCCTGTCGCTGCACGCGCATCCGGCATTGGCCGCGTACGCCGCACGCATCGCGCAGCGTCCCAGCGTGGCGGCAGCGCTGGCCGCCGAGCGGGCGCTGGCCCCGGCCTGA
- a CDS encoding glutaredoxin family protein — MTMRPLVLCLLLLAIGGGVHAWWRSAATPPSAALAAGDPRLLTGDAGIVMLAADWCGYCRRQQADFARAQVRYTVLDVEQEAGRQAAAALGLEGVPITVIGQHVVEGYDTAALDLHLQPLGYRVY, encoded by the coding sequence ATGACGATGCGCCCCCTTGTGTTGTGCCTGCTGCTGCTCGCCATCGGCGGCGGCGTGCACGCGTGGTGGCGCAGCGCGGCCACGCCGCCGTCGGCCGCACTGGCCGCCGGCGACCCGCGCCTGCTGACCGGCGACGCCGGCATCGTCATGCTCGCCGCCGACTGGTGCGGCTACTGCCGCCGGCAACAGGCCGATTTCGCCCGCGCCCAGGTCCGCTACACGGTCCTGGACGTGGAGCAGGAGGCCGGCCGCCAGGCCGCCGCCGCGCTCGGCCTGGAAGGCGTGCCGATCACCGTGATCGGCCAGCACGTGGTCGAAGGCTACGACACCGCCGCCCTGGACCTGCACCTGCAGCCGCTGGGCTATCGCGTCTACTGA
- a CDS encoding S9 family peptidase gives MFMPFRWIGVLALASALPVAAAAAADGGYRQPPEPLLGVMRAPLNPSPRLDPTGRTLLLVERQAYPPIARVAEPYLKLAGVRVEPRTHARHDMSNGYGIRACLDGFSLVDVASGKQTAVTLPAGACPAQPVWSPDGRRFAFNNTAADRVELWLGDVATGAVRRVDGVQLNPVLGGEIQWLGGSDTLLVRAVPQDLGPAPVKAAVPPGPEVKEAIRGKGESSTYEARDTLSSPEDEAQFTYYATSQLVTVDAASGKLRTVGKPAVYSVVDGAPDGRHVRVERLQRPYSYVTTYGRFAHDVAVLDLADGSERVLANLPVADRVPVHGVPTGPRAYSWRANQPATLVWAEALDGGDWKTNVPARDKLLTLSAPFTGKPRELAKVTQRYAGLNWFAQGGQVLLDEYDENRHWRRTTLLDADRPGSAGRVLFDLSTDDLYADPGTPELRRLANGEYVLREDDGALFLSGQGATPSGDRPFLDRYALDSGKTQRLFRSDATVDEAFAGFAGDDTTRLLTWRQSPSDPPNVYLRTLGQPQPDAAAGEAVVASSLAPVTRFPDPTPLVRQIQKRLVTYKRKDGVELSFTLYTPPGYKEGTRVPAILYAYPLDYADASKAGQVSGANDRDFTRLHSYQLLLLAGYAIIDDAAFPIVGDPKTAYDTYLQQLVENAQAAVDKAVALGVVDRDRIGVTGHSHGALMAANLLAHTDLFRAGVATSGSYNKTLTPFGFQNERRSFWAAPEVYAQASAFFHADKINEPLLLVHGMDDANPGTETTQAPRMFQAIRGLGGTARLVLLPFEPHWYTARESNEDVVAEMLEWFDRYVKQAPPRAAAATAAAQKQ, from the coding sequence ATGTTCATGCCGTTCCGCTGGATCGGCGTGCTGGCGCTTGCCAGTGCGTTGCCTGTCGCCGCCGCCGCCGCCGCCGACGGCGGTTACCGGCAACCGCCCGAGCCGCTGCTGGGGGTGATGCGCGCCCCGCTCAATCCCTCGCCGCGGCTGGACCCGACCGGGCGCACCCTGCTGCTGGTGGAGCGCCAGGCCTACCCGCCGATCGCGCGCGTCGCCGAGCCGTACCTGAAGCTGGCCGGGGTGCGCGTGGAACCGCGTACCCACGCCCGCCACGACATGTCCAACGGCTACGGCATCCGCGCCTGCCTGGACGGCTTCAGCCTGGTCGACGTGGCCAGCGGCAAGCAGACCGCGGTGACCCTGCCGGCCGGCGCCTGCCCGGCGCAGCCGGTGTGGTCGCCGGACGGGCGCCGCTTCGCCTTCAACAACACCGCGGCCGACCGCGTCGAGCTGTGGCTGGGCGACGTCGCCACCGGCGCGGTGCGCCGCGTCGACGGCGTGCAGCTCAACCCGGTGCTGGGGGGCGAGATCCAGTGGCTGGGCGGCAGCGACACGCTGCTGGTGCGCGCGGTACCGCAGGACCTGGGCCCGGCACCGGTCAAGGCGGCGGTGCCGCCGGGGCCGGAGGTCAAGGAAGCGATCCGCGGCAAGGGCGAGAGCAGCACCTACGAGGCCCGCGACACCCTGTCCAGCCCCGAGGACGAGGCCCAGTTCACCTACTACGCCACCTCGCAGCTGGTCACCGTGGATGCCGCCAGCGGCAAACTGCGCACGGTCGGCAAGCCGGCGGTGTACTCGGTGGTCGACGGTGCGCCGGACGGCCGCCACGTGCGCGTGGAGCGCCTGCAGCGCCCGTACTCCTATGTCACCACCTACGGCCGCTTCGCCCACGACGTGGCGGTGCTGGACCTGGCCGACGGCAGCGAGCGGGTGCTGGCGAACCTGCCGGTGGCCGACCGGGTGCCGGTACACGGCGTGCCGACCGGGCCGCGCGCTTACAGCTGGCGCGCCAACCAGCCGGCGACCCTGGTCTGGGCCGAGGCCCTGGACGGTGGCGACTGGAAGACGAATGTGCCGGCGCGCGACAAGCTGCTGACCCTGTCGGCGCCGTTCACCGGCAAGCCGCGCGAACTGGCCAAGGTGACCCAGCGCTACGCCGGCCTGAACTGGTTCGCCCAGGGCGGGCAGGTGCTGCTGGACGAGTACGACGAGAACCGCCACTGGCGCCGCACCACGCTGCTCGACGCGGACCGCCCCGGCAGCGCCGGGCGGGTGCTGTTCGATCTGTCCACCGATGACCTGTACGCCGATCCCGGCACGCCCGAACTGCGTCGCCTGGCCAATGGCGAATACGTGCTGCGCGAGGACGACGGCGCGCTGTTCCTGAGCGGGCAGGGCGCCACCCCGAGCGGCGACCGGCCGTTCCTGGACCGCTACGCACTGGACAGCGGCAAGACCCAGCGCCTGTTCCGCAGCGACGCCACGGTGGACGAAGCCTTCGCCGGGTTCGCCGGCGACGACACCACCCGGCTGCTGACCTGGCGGCAGTCGCCGAGCGACCCGCCCAACGTCTACCTGCGCACGCTGGGCCAGCCGCAGCCGGACGCGGCGGCGGGCGAGGCGGTGGTCGCCTCCAGCCTGGCGCCGGTCACCCGCTTCCCCGACCCGACCCCGCTGGTGCGGCAGATCCAGAAGCGCCTGGTGACCTACAAGCGCAAGGACGGGGTGGAACTGTCCTTCACCCTGTACACGCCGCCCGGCTACAAGGAAGGCACGCGGGTGCCGGCGATCCTCTACGCCTATCCGCTGGACTACGCCGATGCGTCCAAGGCCGGCCAGGTCAGCGGCGCCAACGATCGCGACTTCACCCGCCTGCATTCCTACCAACTGTTGCTGCTGGCCGGCTACGCGATCATCGACGATGCCGCGTTCCCGATCGTCGGCGACCCCAAGACCGCCTACGACACCTACCTGCAGCAGCTGGTGGAGAACGCCCAGGCGGCGGTGGACAAGGCGGTGGCGCTGGGCGTGGTCGACCGCGACCGCATCGGCGTCACCGGCCACAGCCACGGCGCGTTGATGGCGGCCAACCTGCTGGCGCACACCGACCTGTTCCGCGCCGGCGTGGCCACCAGCGGCAGCTACAACAAGACCCTGACCCCGTTCGGCTTCCAGAACGAGCGGCGTTCGTTCTGGGCCGCGCCGGAGGTGTACGCGCAGGCCTCGGCGTTCTTCCACGCCGACAAGATCAACGAGCCGCTGCTGCTGGTGCACGGCATGGACGATGCCAACCCCGGCACCGAGACCACCCAGGCCCCGCGCATGTTCCAGGCCATCCGCGGCCTCGGCGGCACCGCGCGGCTGGTGCTGCTGCCGTTTGAACCGCACTGGTACACCGCGCGCGAGTCCAACGAGGACGTGGTGGCGGAAATGCTGGAGTGGTTCGACCGCTACGTGAAGCAGGCGCCGCCGCGTGCGGCGGCGGCGACCGCGGCGGCGCAGAAGCAGTAG
- the typA gene encoding translational GTPase TypA codes for MSIENLRNIAIVAHVDHGKTTLVDCLLKQSGTLSERTVLAERVMDSNDQEKERGITILAKNTAITWQGNRINIVDTPGHADFGGEVERVLSMVDTVLILVDAMDGPMPQTRFVTQKAFAMGFKPIVVVNKIDRPGARPDWVIDQVFDLFDKLGATNEQLDFPIVYTSALNGYASLDDSVRDGDMTPLYEAIMQHAPKPDVDPDGPFQMRISQLDYNNFVGVIGIGRIQRGVLKKNMPVAVIDREGKKRQGKVLQVLGFLGLERIEQDSAQAGDIVAISGIQELTISDTVCALEAPEALPPLTVDEPTISMTFQVNNSPFAGNKDLSGGKFLTSRQLKDRLERETVHNVALKVQQLEDADKFLVSGRGELHLSVLIENMRREGFELAVSRPEVIIKEIDGQLMEPVEQLVVDIEEQHQGGVMEKLGIRKGQLKNMEPDGKGRVRLDYMIPARGLIGFQNEFRTLTQGSGLLFHVFDHYGPKEQGAIAKRQNGVMIANAPGATPAYALGPLEERGRLFAAEGDNVYEGQLVGIHSKDNDLTVNAIKTKPLTNMRASGKDDAIKLTPAIKYTLEQALDFIEDDELVEVTPKEIRLRKKHLTENERKRAGRAG; via the coding sequence ATGTCCATCGAAAATCTTCGCAATATCGCCATCGTCGCCCACGTCGACCACGGCAAGACCACCCTCGTCGACTGCCTGCTGAAGCAGTCCGGCACCCTGTCCGAGCGCACGGTGCTGGCCGAGCGCGTGATGGACAGCAACGACCAGGAAAAGGAACGCGGCATCACCATCCTGGCCAAGAACACCGCCATCACCTGGCAGGGCAACCGCATCAACATCGTCGACACCCCCGGACACGCCGACTTCGGCGGCGAGGTGGAGCGCGTGCTGTCGATGGTGGACACCGTGCTGATCCTGGTGGACGCGATGGACGGGCCGATGCCGCAGACCCGCTTCGTGACCCAGAAGGCGTTCGCGATGGGCTTCAAGCCGATCGTGGTGGTCAACAAGATCGACCGCCCCGGCGCGCGCCCGGACTGGGTGATCGACCAGGTGTTCGACCTGTTCGACAAGCTCGGCGCCACCAACGAGCAGCTCGACTTCCCGATCGTCTACACCTCGGCGCTGAACGGCTACGCCTCGCTGGACGACAGCGTGCGCGACGGCGACATGACCCCGCTGTACGAAGCGATCATGCAGCACGCGCCGAAGCCGGACGTGGATCCGGACGGCCCGTTCCAGATGCGCATCAGCCAGCTGGACTACAACAACTTCGTCGGCGTGATCGGCATCGGCCGCATCCAGCGCGGCGTGCTGAAGAAGAACATGCCGGTGGCGGTGATCGACCGCGAAGGCAAGAAGCGCCAGGGCAAGGTGCTGCAGGTGCTGGGCTTCCTGGGCCTGGAGCGGATCGAGCAGGACAGCGCGCAGGCCGGCGACATCGTCGCCATCTCCGGCATCCAGGAACTGACCATCTCCGACACCGTCTGCGCGCTGGAAGCCCCCGAGGCGCTGCCGCCGCTGACCGTGGACGAGCCGACCATCTCGATGACCTTCCAGGTCAACAACTCGCCGTTCGCCGGCAACAAGGACCTGTCCGGCGGCAAGTTCCTGACCAGCCGCCAGCTCAAGGACCGGCTGGAGCGCGAGACCGTGCACAACGTGGCGCTGAAGGTGCAGCAGCTGGAAGACGCTGACAAGTTCCTGGTCTCCGGCCGCGGCGAACTGCACCTGTCGGTGCTGATCGAGAACATGCGCCGCGAGGGCTTCGAACTGGCCGTGTCGCGCCCGGAAGTCATCATCAAGGAAATCGACGGGCAGCTGATGGAGCCGGTCGAGCAGCTGGTGGTGGACATCGAGGAGCAGCACCAGGGCGGCGTCATGGAGAAGCTGGGCATCCGCAAGGGCCAGCTGAAGAACATGGAGCCGGACGGCAAGGGCCGCGTGCGCCTGGACTACATGATCCCGGCGCGCGGCCTGATCGGCTTCCAGAACGAGTTCCGCACCCTGACCCAGGGGTCGGGCCTGCTGTTCCACGTGTTCGACCACTACGGCCCGAAGGAACAGGGCGCGATCGCCAAGCGCCAGAACGGCGTGATGATCGCCAATGCGCCGGGCGCCACCCCCGCCTACGCGCTGGGCCCGCTGGAAGAGCGCGGCCGCCTGTTTGCCGCCGAAGGCGACAACGTGTATGAAGGGCAGCTGGTCGGCATCCACTCCAAGGACAACGACCTGACCGTCAACGCGATCAAGACCAAGCCGCTGACCAACATGCGCGCCTCGGGCAAGGACGATGCGATCAAGCTGACCCCGGCGATCAAGTACACGCTGGAGCAGGCGCTGGACTTCATCGAGGACGACGAACTGGTCGAAGTCACCCCGAAGGAGATCCGCTTGCGCAAGAAGCACCTGACCGAAAACGAGCGCAAGCGCGCCGGTCGCGCGGGCTAA
- a CDS encoding peptidylprolyl isomerase, with protein sequence MSLIAHFDTARGPIKIELYPDKAPLTVANFVNLAKRGFYDGLNFHRVIADFMIQGGCPEGSGRGGPGYRFEDETNNGVRHDRGVLSMANAGPSTNGSQFFITHVATPWLDGKHTVFGKVLEGLDVVDSVAQGDVINKITIEGDAEAVLAAKADRVAEWNRTLDA encoded by the coding sequence ATGTCCCTGATCGCCCATTTCGACACCGCCCGCGGCCCGATCAAGATCGAGCTGTATCCCGACAAGGCCCCGCTGACCGTGGCCAACTTCGTGAACCTGGCCAAGCGCGGCTTCTACGACGGGCTGAACTTCCACCGCGTGATCGCCGACTTCATGATCCAGGGCGGCTGCCCGGAAGGCTCCGGCCGCGGCGGCCCGGGCTACCGCTTCGAGGACGAGACCAACAACGGCGTGCGCCACGACCGCGGCGTGCTGTCCATGGCCAATGCCGGCCCCAGCACCAACGGCAGCCAGTTCTTCATCACCCACGTCGCCACCCCGTGGCTGGACGGCAAGCACACCGTGTTCGGCAAGGTGCTCGAGGGCCTGGACGTGGTCGACAGCGTCGCCCAGGGCGATGTGATCAACAAGATCACCATCGAAGGCGACGCCGAGGCGGTGCTGGCGGCCAAGGCCGACCGCGTCGCCGAGTGGAACCGCACGCTCGACGCCTGA